The following are from one region of the Vitis riparia cultivar Riparia Gloire de Montpellier isolate 1030 chromosome 14, EGFV_Vit.rip_1.0, whole genome shotgun sequence genome:
- the LOC117930866 gene encoding uncharacterized protein LOC117930866 encodes MARPLPSLALQNISFLTLPAATFFFLIIAIFSIISLVSFLCASHRITKPHKLKEEGKGTAKSKLVRSLNSNISSKALLMVKMVSWRKVQVEGEEGEEGDYNSDGDDDEAVWKRTIMMGERCRPLDFSGKIAYDSQGNLLPNSPNKKHYSALVSLESS; translated from the coding sequence ATGGCAAGGCCTCTTCCAAGCCTCGCCCttcaaaatatttcattcttAACTTTACCTGCAGCCACCTTCTTCTTCCTAATCATCGCCATCTTCTCTATCATTTCATTAGTATCTTTTCTTTGCGCTTCTCACAGAATCACAAAGCCACACAAGCTAAAGGAAGAAGGAAAGGGTACAGCCAAGAGTAAGCTTGTTCGGAGTCTAAACAGCAATATCAGTAGCAAAGCTCTTTTGATGGTGAAGATGGTATCTTGGAGAAAGGTGCAGGTGGAAGGAGAAGAGGGAGAAGAAGGAGATTATAATAGTGATGGTGATGATGACGAAGCAGTTTGGAAGAGGACGATTATGATGGGTGAACGATGTCGGCCACTGgatttttccgggaaaattgcTTATGATTCTCAAGGAAATCTTCTGCCCAATTCGCCAAATAAGAAGCACTATAGTGCCCTTGTTTCTTTGGAAAGCTCCTGA
- the LOC117929852 gene encoding uncharacterized protein LOC117929852 — protein MTPGVRIPLCVQCGTHSNPCRCKVVGPTLGFLAFAVAAIVEWPVGALVYCFRHMKGRRIMAHPAAVVYPSVSNAIPI, from the coding sequence ATGACTCCCGGAGTTCGAATCCCCCTTTGCGTGCAGTGCGGCACCCACTCCAACCCCTGCCGCTGCAAGGTGGTGGGCCCGACGCTGGGGTTCTTGGCCTTCGCAGTCGCCGCCATCGTGGAGTGGCCGGTGGGGGCTCTGGTATACTGCTTTCGCCACATGAAGGGTCGCCGTATCATGGCTCACCCTGCCGCTGTGGTGTATCCGTCTGTGTCCAACGCTATTCCCATTTGA